Proteins co-encoded in one Puniceicoccaceae bacterium genomic window:
- a CDS encoding biopolymer transporter ExbD — protein sequence MSLIKRRRHKAGINIVPLVDVLMVLIFFFLMTMQFRNMDVLNITPPKIETAGENQLTDQILIALSPEGDFFLNNQLVTEQVLIQALTIAGEQNPDQAILLVSDEETPLKYVTRVMDLCRQNKLNKIRLKSR from the coding sequence ATGAGCCTGATCAAACGCCGACGTCACAAAGCGGGGATCAATATCGTTCCGTTGGTGGATGTGCTCATGGTACTCATTTTCTTTTTCCTCATGACCATGCAGTTTCGCAACATGGACGTGCTCAACATCACGCCACCAAAGATCGAAACCGCAGGTGAGAATCAACTCACGGATCAGATCCTCATCGCCCTAAGCCCGGAAGGGGATTTTTTCCTGAACAACCAGCTGGTGACCGAGCAAGTGCTCATCCAGGCGTTGACGATTGCCGGTGAGCAAAATCCGGATCAAGCCATTCTCCTGGTCTCCGACGAGGAAACTCCGTTGAAATACGTCACCCGGGTGATGGATCTTTGTCGCCAAAACAAGCTGAACAAAATTCGCCTGAAGTCTAGATAA
- the guaA gene encoding glutamine-hydrolyzing GMP synthase: MSELLAVLDFGSQYTQVIARRIRENKVYSKIFRYDVSAQTLREEGVKGIILSGGPSSVLRKDAPLPDAAIFELGVPVMGICYGVQLMAHLLGGEVQPSKEREFGRGTLHLQAESPLFKGLPTTFKVWNSHGDRLEKMPVGFKTIATTENAPFAVIENHSKGFYGLQFHPEVVHSDHGNDIIQNFLTQVCGFKADWVMTHFIDEKVEEIRATVGDRKVVLGLSGGVDSSVAAALIHKAIGDQLKCVFVDNGLLRKNERAGVEKLFGDNFSMDLTTVDASETFLSRLAGVTDPETKRKIIGNTFVEVFDQSIADLPEVAFLAQGTLYPDIIESVPIGGNPAALIKSHHNVGGLPENMKLRLLEPLNALFKDEVRLLGEALGLPKSVVWRQPFPGPGLAVRVMGEITRERLEILREADAILQDEMRAADWYYRVWQSFCVFLPVRTVGVMGDERTYDYVIALRCVESQDAMTADWTRLPYDLLGKVSTRIINEVKGVNRVVYDISSKPPGTIEWE; this comes from the coding sequence ATGAGCGAATTATTAGCTGTTCTGGACTTCGGTTCGCAATACACCCAGGTCATCGCACGCAGGATTCGGGAAAACAAGGTCTACTCGAAAATTTTTCGGTATGACGTCAGCGCACAAACACTCCGCGAGGAAGGGGTCAAGGGCATTATACTTTCCGGCGGACCCTCCAGCGTGCTGCGCAAGGACGCACCCCTGCCAGATGCTGCGATCTTCGAACTTGGCGTTCCGGTCATGGGCATCTGCTACGGCGTTCAATTGATGGCCCATTTGCTGGGGGGAGAGGTGCAGCCGAGCAAGGAGCGTGAATTTGGGCGCGGAACCCTTCACCTGCAGGCAGAATCTCCCTTGTTCAAGGGACTGCCAACCACATTCAAGGTCTGGAACTCCCACGGCGACCGCCTTGAGAAAATGCCTGTCGGTTTCAAAACCATCGCCACCACAGAGAATGCTCCGTTTGCCGTTATCGAAAACCACTCCAAGGGGTTCTATGGTCTGCAGTTCCACCCTGAGGTGGTGCACAGTGACCACGGCAACGATATCATTCAGAATTTCCTGACTCAGGTCTGCGGCTTTAAGGCAGACTGGGTGATGACACACTTTATCGATGAAAAGGTCGAAGAAATCCGCGCAACCGTTGGGGACCGCAAGGTTGTGCTCGGCTTGAGCGGTGGTGTCGATTCATCCGTTGCGGCCGCCCTCATCCACAAAGCCATCGGAGACCAGCTGAAGTGTGTCTTCGTGGATAACGGCCTGTTGCGTAAGAATGAGCGTGCTGGTGTGGAAAAACTGTTTGGTGACAATTTTTCGATGGACCTGACCACCGTCGATGCATCCGAAACATTTCTCTCACGCCTGGCAGGTGTAACCGACCCGGAAACCAAGCGGAAAATCATCGGCAATACCTTTGTGGAGGTGTTTGACCAGTCCATCGCCGACCTGCCAGAGGTAGCATTTCTCGCTCAGGGAACCCTCTACCCCGACATCATTGAAAGTGTCCCGATCGGGGGAAATCCGGCCGCACTGATCAAGTCCCACCACAACGTCGGAGGACTGCCCGAGAACATGAAACTGCGCTTGCTCGAACCGCTCAACGCCCTCTTTAAAGATGAGGTGCGCCTGCTCGGTGAAGCACTCGGATTGCCCAAATCCGTGGTGTGGCGACAACCGTTTCCCGGCCCCGGACTCGCTGTTCGGGTGATGGGTGAAATCACACGCGAGCGTTTGGAGATTCTACGGGAGGCTGACGCGATTCTGCAGGATGAAATGCGCGCTGCCGACTGGTATTACCGCGTCTGGCAGTCCTTCTGCGTCTTTTTGCCCGTGCGCACCGTAGGTGTCATGGGAGATGAACGCACTTACGACTACGTGATCGCACTGCGCTGCGTAGAAAGCCAGGACGCGATGACGGCAGACTGGACCCGCCTTCCCTACGACCTGCTGGGCAAAGTTTCCACCCGTATCATCAACGAGGTTAAGGGTGTCAATCGCGTCGTTTACGACATCAGCTCCAAGCCTCCCGGTACCATCGAATGGGAGTGA